The proteins below come from a single Desulfovibrio litoralis DSM 11393 genomic window:
- a CDS encoding N-acetylmuramoyl-L-alanine amidase produces MINNKHFYIKPFLINFVVILLVQGLFCSIFFQAAFAAPNNSATKKYDALLVEYNKLKANKDKVRFRHNWEKIINDFDELNRSNDKALATKSLFQQAKIAESLSQYTRASQDVKKAISLFNEFIKRYPKSEFIDNALYSRGLLLLALNSETAAQKDFELIIAKYKKSEFVDNAKSELEKIKKDKPKVANPVIPTTNDKFEALHTELLNNSKNDQKNTVKPNIQENKTTVNNEPDPDKAQKLYAQAVKEWKETQTKNSKAVKNEVWKKLAEDFYQAYLTAPNGEVAPKALYQAAKAYESLALRTQKNADWEQVATSYLLLEKNFPENSLADDALYSAALIFKDKLKQVDTAKVHFSSILSLSKKGDMYGKAQKQLSSLTAVNAVNVAKENVSKKNTKLEEQKEKNTEPKVDPKVDSKGNSPVPTRLVEQLGLDIKTIMIDAGHGGKDPGAVGNGLTEKKIVLNMAKKLGEKLTKMGFKVVYSRDKDVFIPLQKRPMFANSKKVDLFVSLHINANPDSQVSGIETYYLDVASNSGAIKVAARENGVSIGKISDLQAILADFMLGSKLSESRDIAKLVLENMKTSVRGGNLKVSDNGVRSAPFYVLMGAKMPAVLVEAGYLTNSNDLELLKNDLYLQKITDGIANAIMIYKKNITNIAQR; encoded by the coding sequence ATGATAAACAATAAACATTTTTATATTAAACCGTTTTTGATAAACTTTGTGGTTATCTTGCTTGTTCAAGGACTTTTTTGTTCTATTTTTTTTCAAGCTGCTTTTGCTGCACCCAATAATTCCGCGACGAAAAAATATGATGCTTTGTTGGTGGAATATAATAAGCTAAAAGCAAACAAAGATAAAGTTCGTTTTAGACATAACTGGGAAAAAATTATTAACGACTTTGACGAGTTAAATAGAAGCAATGATAAAGCTCTTGCTACTAAGTCATTGTTTCAACAAGCGAAAATCGCTGAAAGTTTGTCCCAATATACTCGTGCGTCTCAAGATGTTAAAAAAGCAATATCTTTATTTAATGAGTTTATAAAGCGTTATCCGAAAAGTGAATTTATTGATAACGCCTTATATTCCCGAGGGTTGTTGTTGCTTGCTTTAAATAGTGAAACGGCAGCTCAAAAAGATTTTGAACTAATTATTGCAAAATATAAAAAATCGGAATTTGTTGATAATGCCAAGTCAGAGTTGGAAAAAATAAAAAAAGATAAGCCTAAAGTGGCGAACCCTGTTATTCCAACTACTAATGATAAATTTGAAGCTCTTCATACCGAGCTTTTAAATAATTCAAAAAATGATCAAAAAAATACAGTTAAGCCAAATATTCAAGAAAATAAAACAACAGTAAATAACGAGCCTGATCCGGATAAAGCCCAAAAACTTTATGCTCAGGCAGTAAAAGAGTGGAAAGAAACACAAACAAAAAATAGTAAAGCTGTTAAAAATGAAGTTTGGAAGAAGCTTGCCGAAGATTTTTATCAGGCATATTTAACCGCACCAAACGGAGAAGTTGCTCCAAAAGCTTTATATCAAGCAGCCAAGGCTTACGAGTCTTTGGCTTTGCGTACTCAAAAAAACGCTGATTGGGAACAGGTAGCCACTAGTTATTTGTTGTTGGAAAAAAACTTTCCTGAGAATAGCTTGGCTGATGATGCTTTATATTCTGCCGCTCTGATTTTTAAAGATAAATTAAAGCAAGTGGACACTGCCAAAGTACATTTTTCTTCTATTTTAAGCTTGTCAAAAAAAGGTGATATGTATGGCAAGGCACAAAAGCAGCTTTCTTCTTTAACTGCGGTTAATGCGGTTAACGTAGCAAAAGAGAATGTCTCTAAAAAAAATACAAAACTTGAAGAACAAAAAGAGAAAAACACTGAGCCAAAGGTTGATCCAAAAGTTGATTCAAAAGGGAATAGCCCTGTGCCAACAAGACTGGTAGAACAGCTTGGACTGGATATAAAAACCATTATGATTGATGCCGGACACGGCGGTAAAGACCCGGGAGCGGTTGGTAACGGGTTAACGGAAAAGAAGATTGTTTTAAATATGGCAAAAAAACTAGGGGAAAAGCTTACTAAAATGGGGTTTAAAGTAGTTTATAGTCGAGATAAAGATGTTTTTATTCCCTTACAAAAAAGACCTATGTTCGCTAACTCCAAAAAGGTCGACTTATTTGTTTCACTCCATATAAATGCGAATCCCGACTCTCAGGTTTCCGGTATTGAAACTTATTATCTTGACGTAGCCAGCAATAGCGGGGCGATTAAAGTTGCGGCAAGAGAAAACGGAGTGAGCATAGGGAAAATAAGTGATTTACAAGCAATTTTGGCTGATTTTATGTTGGGTTCAAAGTTGAGTGAGTCGCGAGATATTGCAAAACTTGTCTTGGAAAATATGAAAACTAGTGTTAGGGGCGGTAATTTAAAGGTTTCTGATAACGGAGTAAGGTCAGCCCCGTTTTATGTTTTGATGGGGGCAAAAATGCCGGCGGTTTTGGTGGAAGCCGGATATTTAACTAATTCTAATGACCTTGAATTATTAAAAAATGATTTATATTTACAAAAGATAACAGATGGTATAGCTAATGCTATAATGATTTATAAAAAAAATATTACAAATATTGCTCAACGTTAA
- a CDS encoding OmpH family outer membrane protein, producing the protein MVKCFFLALAGVMLFAAPVFAAELKLGIFNMQYVATQCDAAKAVQKKMQDQFSAEKTAIEKQEAELKRRAEEMQKSGDKMTPEAREDKRTQFIRMKRDYEDKARSFLRRVEQAEMKARQDITLLIVKAVQEIGNAKSYTVIMDGMSAGVLHADKSVDVTQAVLDEANKIYKTSGIPALPSANAKPKK; encoded by the coding sequence ATGGTTAAGTGTTTTTTTCTTGCTCTCGCAGGAGTAATGCTTTTTGCCGCACCTGTTTTTGCAGCAGAGCTTAAACTTGGTATTTTTAATATGCAGTACGTTGCGACTCAGTGTGATGCCGCTAAAGCTGTTCAGAAAAAAATGCAAGATCAGTTTTCCGCTGAAAAAACAGCAATTGAAAAACAAGAAGCTGAATTGAAACGTCGTGCTGAAGAAATGCAAAAAAGTGGTGATAAAATGACTCCTGAAGCCAGAGAGGACAAAAGAACCCAATTTATCCGCATGAAACGCGACTACGAAGATAAGGCTAGAAGCTTCTTGCGTAGAGTAGAGCAAGCAGAAATGAAAGCTCGTCAAGACATTACTTTGCTTATCGTTAAAGCCGTTCAAGAAATTGGAAATGCCAAAAGTTATACTGTTATCATGGACGGTATGAGTGCCGGTGTTCTTCATGCTGATAAGAGCGTTGACGTTACTCAAGCTGTTTTAGACGAAGCAAACAAAATCTATAAAACTAGCGGAATCCCTGCGTTGCCAAGTGCAAATGCAAAGCCTAAAAAGTAA
- the lpxD gene encoding UDP-3-O-(3-hydroxymyristoyl)glucosamine N-acyltransferase encodes MMEFTLKFIADKMGLELKGDDCIITGLNTLEVAGPQDISFLANPKYISSIETTKAGAVVISPEYAHLVKRAIISSNPYFDFAKLLTFFSKPQGSFQGISPQAYIHPEAELAEDVTVYPFAYVGAKAKIGKGSCLFSGVYIGEDCKVGDNCIIYPNAVLMASVELGSDSIIQGGVVLGADGFGFVPNGDNIFKIPQIGKVSIGKRVEIGANATIDRAALDYTTVGDDTKIDNLVQIGHNCKIGNACLIVALVGISGSTKVGNRVTLAGQAGLSGHLSIGDDVTVGPQSGVAKDIPSNSVVGGSPAMDKRDFLRNAIIAPKLPEMYNKIKGLEKEVAELKALVQTLANK; translated from the coding sequence ATGATGGAATTTACACTTAAATTTATTGCCGATAAAATGGGGCTAGAACTTAAAGGCGACGACTGTATTATTACCGGATTAAATACTCTTGAAGTTGCCGGACCACAGGATATAAGTTTTTTGGCTAATCCTAAATATATCTCTTCTATTGAAACAACAAAAGCCGGGGCTGTCGTAATTTCTCCCGAATATGCTCATCTGGTTAAAAGAGCTATTATTAGTTCTAACCCTTATTTTGATTTTGCCAAACTTTTAACATTTTTTTCCAAACCACAAGGGTCTTTTCAAGGAATCAGCCCACAAGCTTATATTCACCCTGAGGCTGAGCTTGCGGAAGATGTTACCGTATATCCTTTTGCTTATGTTGGTGCCAAGGCAAAAATAGGCAAAGGTTCTTGTCTTTTTTCAGGCGTGTATATAGGTGAAGATTGCAAGGTTGGAGATAATTGTATTATTTATCCCAATGCCGTGTTGATGGCTTCGGTTGAACTTGGTTCTGATTCGATTATTCAGGGCGGTGTTGTGTTGGGGGCTGATGGTTTTGGCTTTGTTCCGAATGGGGATAATATTTTTAAAATTCCTCAGATTGGTAAGGTTTCAATCGGAAAAAGGGTTGAAATAGGTGCAAATGCAACTATTGACCGTGCTGCTTTGGATTATACCACAGTCGGAGATGACACGAAAATTGATAACCTTGTTCAAATAGGGCATAACTGCAAAATCGGAAACGCCTGTTTGATTGTTGCCCTTGTTGGTATTTCCGGCAGTACAAAAGTTGGCAATAGGGTAACCTTGGCCGGGCAAGCCGGTTTGTCGGGGCATTTGTCAATTGGCGATGATGTTACCGTAGGTCCGCAATCAGGAGTTGCTAAAGATATTCCTTCCAATAGCGTTGTTGGCGGTAGCCCGGCTATGGATAAAAGAGATTTTTTAAGAAACGCAATCATCGCTCCAAAGCTTCCTGAGATGTATAATAAAATAAAGGGTTTAGAAAAAGAGGTTGCCGAGTTAAAGGCTCTTGTCCAAACTTTGGCAAATAAATAA
- the fabZ gene encoding 3-hydroxyacyl-ACP dehydratase FabZ encodes MSELVKPFPDFDLKEILRLLPHRYPFLLVDRVTDFVQGESIKAFKHVTYNEPFFQGHFPGFPVMPGVLIVEALAQTGGLMVLKSMESVPTDKLFLFSAIDKVRFRRQVVPGDRLDLHARLLRQKMIFWKMECKAYVDGQLAADAELTAAIVDREGV; translated from the coding sequence ATGAGCGAACTTGTTAAACCTTTTCCTGATTTTGACTTAAAAGAAATTTTAAGGCTTTTACCTCATCGTTATCCTTTTTTGCTTGTTGATAGAGTTACTGACTTTGTACAGGGTGAGAGTATTAAGGCCTTTAAACATGTTACTTATAACGAACCTTTTTTCCAAGGACATTTTCCGGGTTTCCCCGTTATGCCGGGGGTTTTAATTGTAGAAGCCTTGGCTCAAACCGGTGGGCTTATGGTTTTAAAGAGCATGGAAAGTGTGCCGACTGATAAACTTTTTCTCTTTTCGGCTATAGATAAAGTTCGTTTTCGCAGGCAGGTTGTTCCCGGAGATCGTTTAGATTTGCATGCTCGTTTGTTACGTCAAAAAATGATCTTTTGGAAAATGGAATGTAAAGCTTATGTAGATGGTCAACTCGCTGCTGATGCTGAATTAACTGCTGCAATTGTTGATCGAGAAGGTGTTTAA